The genomic DNA ACACGTGTCCGAATTGTGGCGACACGCTCGTTAAGAGCGCTCAGATAGTGGCGCCTCGGACGCTTACCGGATACGGTCCCACCGTGAGCCCCGTCCGCCGCTGTTCCCGCACCGCGTGCAGTCAGCCTGCCGTATTCACGCTCACGTACGTCTACGCCGATTCGACCGCCGTTCTCGGGCCCTTGGCGACGTACGCCGAGCCGCACTGTTATGACCTGTGTGCCGAGCATGCCGAGCGGTTGACCGCACCTCGTGGCTGGGAGGTCGTGCGCCTTCCCAGTGACGGTGCGCCGCCGAGCAGCGACGATCTGGAGGCCCTCGCCAACGCGGTCCGCGAGGCGGCCAGACCCGCCCCGACGGGGGGCACCGAGCCCGTCGGCCAGGGAGTCGAGGTGGGGCGCCGCGGTCACCTCCGGGTGCTCCGTTCCGCTCAACCCCAGCGTGACCGCTGACCCGGATAAGCTGGGCTCGGCAGACATGACATAAAGG from Streptosporangium sp. NBC_01756 includes the following:
- a CDS encoding DUF3499 domain-containing protein — protein: MSPVRRCSRTACSQPAVFTLTYVYADSTAVLGPLATYAEPHCYDLCAEHAERLTAPRGWEVVRLPSDGAPPSSDDLEALANAVREAARPAPTGGTEPVGQGVEVGRRGHLRVLRSAQPQRDR